The Ancylobacter sp. WKF20 genome contains a region encoding:
- a CDS encoding acyl carrier protein, translated as MSDIAERVKKIVAEHLGVEAEKVTENASFIDDLGADSLDTVELVMAFEEAFNCEIPDDAAETILTVGDAIKFLEKNAA; from the coding sequence ATGAGCGATATTGCCGAGCGCGTGAAGAAGATTGTGGCCGAGCATCTGGGCGTTGAAGCCGAGAAGGTCACCGAGAATGCGAGCTTCATCGACGATCTCGGCGCGGACAGCCTCGATACGGTCGAGCTGGTCATGGCCTTTGAAGAGGCCTTCAACTGCGAGATCCCTGATGACGCCGCCGAGACCATCCTGACGGTCGGCGATGCCATCAAGTTCCTGGAAAAGAACGCGGCCTGA
- the fabG gene encoding 3-oxoacyl-[acyl-carrier-protein] reductase: MFDLTGKTALVTGATGGIGGAIATALHARGATVALSGTRREVLEALAAQLGERTYVLPCDLSNTEQVEALVPQAEEAMGVLDILVNNAGITRDGLFVRLTDEMWDTVIQVNLTAGFRLTRAAARSMMRRRTGRIIGITSIVGVTGNAGQGNYAAAKAGMIGMSKALAKEVAARGVTVNCIAPGFIATPMTDVLNDKQKDAILSAVPAARLGTPEDIAAAAVYLASSEAGYVTGQTLHVNGGMAMI; this comes from the coding sequence GTGTTCGATCTGACCGGAAAGACCGCTCTCGTCACCGGCGCGACCGGCGGCATTGGCGGCGCCATCGCCACGGCGCTGCACGCGCGCGGCGCCACCGTGGCGCTGTCCGGCACGCGCCGCGAGGTGCTGGAGGCGCTGGCCGCCCAGCTCGGCGAGCGCACTTATGTGCTGCCCTGCGACCTGTCCAACACCGAGCAGGTCGAGGCGCTGGTGCCGCAGGCCGAGGAGGCCATGGGCGTCCTCGACATTCTCGTCAACAATGCCGGCATCACCCGCGACGGGCTGTTCGTGCGCCTGACCGACGAGATGTGGGACACCGTCATTCAGGTGAACCTCACCGCCGGCTTCCGCCTGACCCGCGCGGCGGCCCGCTCCATGATGCGCCGGCGCACCGGCCGCATCATCGGCATCACCTCGATCGTCGGCGTCACCGGCAATGCCGGGCAGGGCAACTATGCCGCCGCCAAGGCCGGCATGATCGGCATGTCCAAGGCGCTGGCCAAGGAAGTGGCGGCGCGCGGTGTGACGGTGAACTGCATCGCGCCCGGCTTCATCGCCACGCCGATGACCGATGTGCTGAACGACAAGCAGAAGGACGCGATTCTCTCCGCGGTTCCGGCGGCGCGCCTCGGCACGCCGGAGGACATCGCGGCGGCGGCCGTCTACCTGGCGTCGTCCGAGGCCGGTTATGTCACCGGCCAGACCCTGCATGTGAATGGCGGAATGGCCATGATCTGA
- the mltG gene encoding endolytic transglycosylase MltG, with translation MIDQTPPPPTPVPAETPPAASSATAPAPATETAVNPAAKPVKNRRASKRAGHPLVVAGSAIFTLLLMAILLGGGALWIGLKRYDAPGPLPQDTAIIIPGESGLMDIADLLVKRGVIDDKWVFVGAAVGTRSSGKLKAGEYEFAGRASIRQVLDTIVSGKVIEYNVTIPEGLTSDQIVQRLLEIEELSGAIRQVPREGSLMPDTYKVTRGTSREDVLRRMARTQDALLKEIWEKRDPSIPLKSPEELVILASIVEKETGVAQERPEVAAVFINRLNKKMKLQSDPTIIYGLVRGKGRLDRPITRADITTPTPFNTYTIPALPPGPIGNPGRASLEATANPAKSKALYFVADGSGGHAFAETLDQHNRNVARWRQIERDRKIDPSSQPAGISGNTGTTTDIN, from the coding sequence ATGATCGATCAGACTCCTCCCCCGCCGACGCCCGTTCCCGCCGAGACGCCGCCCGCGGCGTCGAGCGCGACGGCGCCTGCGCCGGCCACGGAGACGGCCGTCAATCCCGCTGCCAAGCCGGTCAAGAACCGCCGCGCCTCCAAGCGTGCCGGCCATCCACTGGTGGTGGCGGGCAGCGCGATCTTCACCCTTCTTCTGATGGCGATCCTGCTCGGGGGCGGGGCGCTGTGGATCGGCCTCAAGCGCTATGACGCGCCGGGCCCGCTGCCGCAGGACACGGCGATCATTATTCCCGGCGAATCGGGCCTGATGGACATTGCCGATCTTCTGGTGAAGCGCGGGGTGATCGACGACAAATGGGTGTTCGTCGGCGCGGCCGTGGGCACGCGCTCCTCCGGCAAGCTCAAGGCGGGCGAGTATGAATTCGCCGGACGCGCCTCGATCCGGCAGGTGCTGGACACCATCGTCTCCGGCAAGGTGATCGAATACAACGTCACCATTCCCGAGGGGCTGACCTCCGACCAGATCGTGCAGCGGCTGCTGGAAATCGAGGAACTGTCCGGCGCCATCCGCCAGGTGCCCCGCGAGGGCAGCCTGATGCCGGACACCTACAAGGTGACGCGCGGCACCTCGCGCGAGGACGTGCTGCGCCGCATGGCCCGCACGCAGGACGCGCTGCTGAAGGAAATCTGGGAGAAGCGCGATCCGTCCATCCCGCTCAAGTCGCCGGAGGAGCTGGTCATCCTCGCTTCCATCGTCGAGAAGGAGACCGGCGTGGCGCAGGAGCGGCCCGAAGTCGCGGCGGTGTTCATCAACCGCCTCAACAAGAAGATGAAGCTGCAATCCGACCCGACGATCATCTACGGGCTGGTGCGCGGCAAGGGGCGGCTGGACCGGCCGATCACGCGGGCCGACATCACCACGCCGACGCCGTTCAACACCTACACCATACCGGCACTGCCGCCGGGCCCGATCGGCAATCCCGGCCGCGCCTCGCTGGAGGCCACCGCCAATCCCGCCAAGTCGAAGGCGCTCTATTTCGTGGCGGATGGCTCGGGCGGCCACGCCTTCGCCGAGACGCTGGACCAGCACAACCGCAACGTCGCGCGCTGGCGGCAGATCGAGCGCGACCGCAAGATCGACCCGTCCAGCCAGCCCGCCGGCATCTCCGGCAATACCGGGACGACCACCGACATCAACTAG
- the rsmA gene encoding 16S rRNA (adenine(1518)-N(6)/adenine(1519)-N(6))-dimethyltransferase RsmA produces the protein MSGIDNLPPLREVIREHGLSALKSLGQNFLLDLNLTSKIARTAGRLDGVTVIEVGPGPGGLTRAILALGPQKVVAIERDSRCIAALGEVAAHYPGKLAVVEGDALEADYRALVPEGGRAVIIANLPYNVATPLLIGWLSGPWPAWYESLTLMFQREVAERIVAAPGTNHYGRLAILTGWRATARIAFDVPASAFVPAPKVTSSVVHIIPRPAPLACDLKALERVTEAAFGQRRKMLRQSLKSLGVDTMALLEAAGLPPTERAEQIPVEGFVALANAWVAMRASTPKG, from the coding sequence ATGAGCGGGATCGACAATCTTCCGCCGCTGCGCGAGGTCATCCGGGAGCATGGGCTCTCGGCGCTGAAGTCGCTCGGCCAGAATTTCCTGCTCGACCTCAACCTCACCTCGAAGATCGCCCGCACCGCTGGCCGGCTCGACGGGGTGACGGTGATCGAGGTCGGCCCCGGCCCCGGCGGGCTCACCCGCGCCATTCTCGCCCTCGGCCCGCAGAAGGTTGTCGCCATTGAGCGCGACTCGCGCTGCATCGCGGCGCTGGGCGAAGTCGCCGCGCACTATCCCGGCAAGCTGGCGGTGGTGGAGGGCGACGCGCTGGAGGCCGATTATCGCGCGCTGGTGCCCGAGGGCGGACGCGCCGTCATCATCGCCAACCTGCCCTATAATGTCGCGACGCCACTGCTGATCGGCTGGCTCTCCGGGCCCTGGCCGGCCTGGTATGAGAGCCTGACGCTGATGTTCCAGCGCGAGGTAGCCGAGCGCATCGTCGCCGCGCCGGGCACCAATCATTATGGCCGCCTCGCGATCCTCACAGGCTGGCGGGCCACGGCGCGCATCGCCTTCGACGTGCCGGCCTCCGCCTTCGTGCCGGCGCCCAAGGTCACGTCCTCGGTCGTCCACATCATCCCGCGCCCGGCGCCGCTGGCTTGCGATCTGAAGGCGCTGGAGCGGGTGACGGAGGCAGCCTTCGGCCAGCGCCGCAAGATGCTGCGCCAGTCACTCAAGAGCCTCGGCGTCGACACCATGGCGCTTCTGGAGGCCGCCGGCCTGCCCCCCACCGAACGGGCCGAGCAGATCCCGGTCGAGGGGTTTGTCGCACTGGCCAATGCCTGGGTGGCGATGCGGGCATCAACGCCGAAGGGCTGA
- the rpsR gene encoding 30S ribosomal protein S18, producing MAFGGTGGAAANTSGARRPFFRRRKTCPFSGANAPKIDYKDVRLLQRYISERGKIVPSRITAVSAKKQRELAQAIKRARFLGLLPFVIR from the coding sequence ATGGCATTCGGTGGTACTGGCGGCGCTGCCGCGAACACGTCGGGCGCTCGTCGTCCTTTCTTCCGTCGTCGCAAGACCTGCCCGTTCTCGGGCGCCAATGCGCCGAAGATCGACTACAAGGACGTGCGTCTGCTGCAGCGCTACATTTCCGAGCGCGGCAAGATCGTCCCGTCCCGCATCACGGCGGTGTCCGCCAAGAAGCAGCGTGAGCTGGCCCAGGCCATCAAGCGCGCCCGCTTCCTCGGCCTGCTGCCCTTCGTGATCCGCTGA
- the pdxA gene encoding 4-hydroxythreonine-4-phosphate dehydrogenase PdxA: MPERPAPSPALALTLGEPAGIGPDIALLAWEHRAALELPAFFVTGDPACLRARADQLGVPAVIRPCTPEEASNLFADVLPVVPAGPVVTAQPGTPDATSGPAAKAAIDAAVRLVQAGRASAVVTNPIAKSVLYSAGFAFPGHTEYLAHLAGDATLRPVMMIWSPELAVIPATIHIPVAEIASQLTTELLVETGRIAARDLEQRFGIARPRLAFCGLNPHAGEHGTIGREDEEITRPAVAALRAEGIDARGPFPADTLFHAKARAGYDVVIGAYHDQVLAPVKTLAFDRAVNVTLGLPFIRTSPDHGTAFDIAGTGSADPSSLIEALRLARRLADVDRAALAATSVERVPA; this comes from the coding sequence ATGCCCGAGCGCCCCGCGCCCTCCCCCGCCCTCGCGCTGACGCTCGGCGAACCTGCCGGTATCGGACCCGACATCGCCCTGCTCGCCTGGGAGCACCGGGCCGCGCTGGAGCTGCCGGCCTTTTTCGTCACCGGCGATCCCGCCTGCCTGCGCGCCCGTGCGGACCAGCTCGGCGTGCCCGCTGTCATTCGCCCCTGCACGCCGGAAGAGGCCTCCAACCTTTTTGCCGATGTGCTGCCGGTGGTGCCCGCCGGCCCCGTCGTCACCGCGCAGCCCGGCACGCCGGATGCGACGAGCGGCCCGGCCGCCAAGGCGGCGATCGACGCGGCGGTGCGGCTGGTGCAGGCCGGCCGGGCGAGCGCCGTCGTCACCAATCCCATCGCCAAATCGGTGCTCTACAGTGCCGGCTTCGCCTTTCCCGGCCATACCGAGTATCTTGCGCACCTCGCCGGCGATGCCACGCTGCGGCCGGTGATGATGATCTGGTCGCCGGAACTGGCCGTCATCCCCGCCACTATCCACATCCCGGTCGCCGAGATCGCCTCCCAACTGACGACCGAACTGCTGGTCGAGACCGGCCGCATCGCCGCGCGCGACCTGGAGCAGCGCTTCGGCATCGCCCGCCCGCGCCTCGCCTTTTGCGGGCTCAACCCGCATGCCGGCGAGCACGGCACGATCGGGCGGGAGGATGAGGAGATCACCCGGCCGGCCGTCGCGGCGCTGCGGGCCGAGGGGATCGACGCCCGCGGTCCCTTCCCGGCCGATACGCTGTTCCACGCCAAGGCGCGCGCGGGCTATGACGTGGTGATCGGCGCCTATCACGATCAGGTTCTGGCGCCGGTGAAGACGCTGGCCTTCGACCGCGCGGTGAATGTGACGCTCGGCCTGCCCTTTATCCGCACCTCGCCGGACCATGGCACGGCTTTCGACATTGCCGGCACGGGCTCGGCCGATCCGTCGAGCCTCATCGAGGCGCTGCGCCTTGCCCGCCGGCTCGCCGATGTCGACCGCGCGGCCCTGGCCGCCACCTCTGTCGAGCGCGTGCCGGCATGA
- a CDS encoding GGDEF domain-containing protein, which produces MSMLEALILFGSFVAVAIGLVSAALVIWLGRGAPRRIRRAWRVLATLMAGTSLLYAYLALHYFQEHSQFEHDDIDILMPVVSLCGSITMLAMILLTRDSLGDPLKVADLKKAAFTDTLTGLPNRRSFDMAMAERIEIARRRDQPLAVMLFDIDHFKRINDAHGHDWGDEALRQIGKALRRGRRDTDIAFRIGGEEFTVIAPSTRIDQAVQAAERLRLLVADLRVFKEGELVSLTISVGVAELRADDDAASLIQRADTALYAAKRAGRNRVCMESCAVVQILAAQG; this is translated from the coding sequence ATGAGCATGCTGGAAGCGCTGATCCTCTTTGGTAGCTTTGTCGCCGTCGCCATCGGGCTGGTCTCGGCGGCGCTCGTCATCTGGCTCGGCCGCGGGGCGCCACGGCGCATCCGCCGGGCCTGGCGCGTCCTCGCCACGCTGATGGCCGGAACCTCACTCCTCTATGCCTATCTGGCGCTGCATTATTTTCAGGAGCACAGCCAGTTCGAGCATGACGACATCGACATTCTCATGCCGGTGGTCAGCCTTTGCGGCAGCATCACCATGCTGGCGATGATCCTTCTCACGCGGGATTCGCTCGGTGACCCGCTGAAGGTCGCCGACCTCAAGAAGGCCGCCTTCACCGATACGCTGACCGGCCTGCCGAACCGGCGCAGCTTCGACATGGCGATGGCCGAGCGCATCGAGATCGCGCGCCGGCGCGACCAGCCTCTGGCGGTAATGCTGTTCGACATCGACCACTTCAAAAGGATCAATGACGCCCATGGCCATGACTGGGGCGACGAGGCGCTGCGCCAGATCGGCAAGGCGCTGAGGCGCGGCCGGCGGGATACCGACATCGCCTTCCGCATCGGCGGCGAGGAGTTCACCGTCATCGCCCCCTCGACCCGCATCGACCAGGCGGTGCAGGCGGCCGAGCGGCTGCGCCTGCTCGTTGCAGACTTGCGCGTCTTCAAGGAGGGTGAGCTGGTCTCGCTGACCATAAGCGTCGGCGTAGCGGAACTGCGCGCGGACGACGACGCCGCCTCCCTCATCCAGCGCGCCGACACCGCGCTCTATGCCGCCAAGCGCGCCGGGCGTAACCGCGTGTGCATGGAAAGCTGCGCCGTGGTGCAGATCCTCGCGGCTCAGGGCTAG
- a CDS encoding DUF2232 domain-containing protein — MVQVWLIAFGAGAASALLVASVSTGTTLALPLFYLAPLPILIVGLGWSQIAALVAGSAAAVALGLGFGLELMLAYVAGVGLPAYVLAYLALMARQETPDGPLVWFPVGRIVLAAAVLGCLAVAALIPLVAGSFEDYQAALRSLFQTMLNADPATPADADTARLIDLLVTVMPPAAALITMVTQIVNLWIAAHVARMSGRLMRPWPDLASISLPQASVALLAGAFLGSALASGFIGLVCELLGATLLMALAFVGLATLHWITRGAGGRTLVLATVWIAALVLGWPFALLALLGAVETLFGIRRRFPRGGPGVPPAANEA, encoded by the coding sequence ATGGTTCAGGTTTGGCTTATTGCGTTCGGCGCCGGTGCGGCGTCCGCCCTTCTGGTGGCCAGTGTGTCCACCGGAACCACGCTGGCTTTGCCCCTGTTCTATCTCGCTCCCCTGCCCATCCTCATCGTTGGTCTCGGCTGGTCGCAGATCGCCGCGCTGGTCGCGGGCTCGGCCGCCGCCGTGGCACTCGGCCTCGGCTTCGGCCTTGAGCTGATGCTGGCCTATGTCGCCGGCGTTGGCCTTCCCGCCTATGTCCTCGCCTATCTCGCGCTGATGGCGCGGCAGGAGACGCCGGACGGGCCGCTGGTGTGGTTCCCGGTCGGGCGGATCGTGCTCGCCGCCGCCGTGCTGGGTTGCCTCGCGGTCGCCGCGCTGATCCCGCTGGTGGCCGGAAGCTTCGAGGACTATCAGGCGGCGCTGCGCTCGCTGTTCCAGACCATGCTGAACGCCGATCCCGCCACCCCGGCGGATGCCGACACGGCGCGCCTGATCGACCTTCTGGTCACCGTCATGCCGCCGGCGGCCGCGCTGATCACCATGGTCACGCAGATCGTCAATCTGTGGATTGCCGCTCATGTGGCGCGCATGTCCGGCCGGCTGATGCGCCCCTGGCCGGACCTCGCCAGCATCAGCCTGCCGCAGGCGAGCGTCGCCCTGCTCGCCGGCGCGTTCCTCGGCTCGGCCCTCGCCTCCGGCTTTATCGGCCTCGTGTGCGAGCTGCTCGGCGCCACGCTGCTGATGGCGCTCGCCTTTGTCGGCCTCGCCACGCTGCACTGGATCACCCGCGGGGCCGGCGGCCGCACGCTGGTGCTCGCCACGGTGTGGATCGCCGCCCTCGTCCTTGGCTGGCCCTTCGCGCTGCTGGCGCTGCTCGGCGCGGTCGAGACCCTCTTCGGCATTCGGCGTCGCTTTCCGCGCGGCGGGCCCGGCGTACCGCCGGCCGCCAACGAAGCCTGA
- the gmk gene encoding guanylate kinase, translated as MKHSNVARRGLMLILSSPSGAGKSTLARLLLEQNPDIYLSVSVTTRERRPSEVEGVHYHFLTRDRFEKMRDAGDLLEHAEVHGNFYGTPREPVEAALATGRDVLFDIDYQGAEQLYARMPEDIVGVFILPPSAHELKMRLERRAEDASGVIEKRLKNARTEIAHWQDYNYVLVNEDLNSTFANLRNILLAERLRRERQVGLAPVIERLDEELATLTD; from the coding sequence ATGAAGCATTCCAACGTTGCCCGCCGAGGCCTCATGCTGATCCTGTCCTCGCCCTCGGGCGCGGGCAAGTCGACGCTGGCCCGGCTCCTGCTGGAGCAGAACCCGGACATCTATCTCTCGGTCTCCGTCACCACGCGCGAGCGCCGGCCGAGCGAGGTGGAGGGGGTGCATTACCACTTCCTCACCCGCGACCGCTTCGAGAAGATGCGCGATGCCGGAGACCTGCTCGAACATGCCGAGGTGCATGGCAATTTCTACGGCACGCCGCGCGAGCCGGTGGAAGCGGCGCTTGCGACCGGGCGCGATGTGCTGTTCGACATCGACTATCAGGGTGCCGAGCAGCTTTATGCCCGCATGCCCGAGGATATCGTCGGCGTGTTCATCCTGCCGCCCTCGGCGCATGAGCTGAAGATGCGGCTGGAGCGCCGGGCGGAGGACGCCTCCGGCGTGATCGAGAAGCGGCTGAAGAACGCCCGCACCGAGATCGCGCACTGGCAGGACTACAATTACGTGCTGGTCAATGAAGACCTGAACAGCACCTTCGCCAATCTGCGCAACATCCTCTTGGCCGAGCGCCTGCGCCGCGAGCGCCAGGTCGGCCTCGCGCCGGTGATCGAGCGGCTGGACGAGGAACTGGCGACGCTGACGGACTGA
- the fabD gene encoding ACP S-malonyltransferase: MSSAFVFPGQGSQAVGMGKALADNFAAARVVFQEVDEALGEKLSAIMWDGPIETLTLTANTQPALMAASLAALRVLESEAGLDLTRDAAFVAGHSLGEYSALAAAGTFSIADTARLLRLRGTAMQAATPVGTGAMAAILGLDFDKVAAVAAEAAQGEVCDVANDNAPGQVVVSGHAAAVARACEIAKREGAARAVLLTVSAPFHCSLIASAADAMAEALASVEMRAPKVPLVANVTAAPVTDPAEIRSLLVKQVTSTVRWRESVAFMAGAGVTRLVEVGTGKVLSGLTKRIAREVASANVGTPEDVAAFAAAPVVA, encoded by the coding sequence ATGAGCAGCGCCTTTGTGTTCCCCGGTCAGGGCAGCCAGGCGGTCGGCATGGGCAAGGCCCTCGCCGACAACTTCGCCGCCGCCCGCGTGGTCTTCCAGGAAGTGGACGAGGCGCTGGGCGAAAAGCTCTCCGCCATCATGTGGGACGGCCCGATCGAGACGCTGACGCTCACCGCCAACACCCAGCCTGCGCTGATGGCGGCCTCGCTCGCCGCGCTGCGGGTGCTGGAGAGCGAGGCGGGCCTCGATCTCACCCGTGACGCCGCCTTCGTCGCCGGCCATTCGCTCGGCGAATATTCCGCGCTCGCCGCCGCCGGCACCTTCTCCATCGCCGATACCGCCCGGCTGCTGCGCCTGCGCGGCACCGCCATGCAGGCGGCGACGCCGGTCGGCACCGGCGCCATGGCGGCGATTCTCGGTCTCGACTTCGATAAGGTCGCCGCCGTGGCCGCCGAAGCCGCGCAGGGCGAGGTCTGCGACGTCGCCAATGACAACGCGCCCGGCCAGGTCGTGGTCTCCGGCCATGCCGCCGCCGTGGCGCGCGCCTGCGAGATCGCCAAGCGCGAAGGTGCAGCCCGCGCCGTGCTGCTCACCGTCTCCGCGCCGTTCCATTGCAGCCTGATCGCCTCCGCGGCCGATGCCATGGCCGAGGCGCTCGCCAGCGTCGAGATGCGCGCGCCGAAGGTGCCGCTGGTCGCCAACGTGACCGCTGCCCCGGTGACCGACCCGGCCGAGATTCGCTCTTTGCTGGTGAAGCAGGTAACGAGCACGGTGCGCTGGCGCGAGAGCGTCGCCTTCATGGCGGGCGCGGGCGTGACGCGGCTTGTCGAGGTTGGCACCGGCAAGGTGCTCTCCGGCCTCACCAAGCGCATCGCCCGCGAGGTCGCCTCCGCCAATGTCGGCACCCCCGAGGATGTGGCGGCCTTCGCCGCCGCGCCGGTGGTGGCCTGA
- the fabF gene encoding beta-ketoacyl-ACP synthase II, producing the protein MRRVVVTGLGMVTPLGCGVDATWKRLLAGESGAGRVENFEVSDLPAKIACQIPRGDGSDGTYNPDQWMEPKEQRKVDEFIVYAMAAAKQALDDADWHPTSYEDQCASGVLIGSGIGGLQGIAETSLLLQERGPRRVSPFFIPGRLINLAGGYVSIAHGLKGPNHAVVTACSTGAHAIGDAARLVAFGDADVMVAGGTESPINRLALAGFAACRALSTSYNDTPAKASRPYDADRDGFVMGEGAGVVVVEALEHALARGAKIYGEVVGYGMSGDAYHITAPSEDGDGAYRCMQAALKRAGITAGDLDYINAHGTSTMADTIELGAVQRLLGNAAAKVSMSSTKSAIGHLLGAAGAVEAIFSLLAIRDQIAPATLNLDNPSVETPIDLVPHTPRQRTIDYALSNSFGFGGTNASLVFKRYTN; encoded by the coding sequence ATGAGACGTGTTGTCGTTACCGGCCTCGGCATGGTGACGCCGCTTGGATGCGGCGTGGATGCCACCTGGAAGCGGCTGCTGGCCGGTGAGAGTGGCGCTGGCCGCGTCGAGAATTTCGAGGTCTCCGACCTTCCCGCCAAGATCGCCTGCCAGATTCCGCGCGGCGACGGCTCCGACGGCACCTATAATCCCGACCAGTGGATGGAGCCGAAGGAACAGCGCAAGGTCGACGAGTTCATCGTTTACGCGATGGCCGCCGCCAAGCAGGCGCTGGACGATGCCGATTGGCATCCGACCTCCTATGAGGACCAGTGCGCCTCCGGCGTGCTCATCGGCTCCGGCATTGGCGGCCTTCAGGGCATCGCCGAGACCAGCCTGCTGCTGCAGGAGCGTGGTCCGCGCCGCGTATCCCCCTTCTTCATTCCTGGCCGCCTGATCAATCTCGCGGGCGGTTATGTCTCGATCGCGCACGGTCTCAAGGGGCCGAATCACGCGGTCGTCACCGCCTGCTCGACCGGAGCGCACGCCATTGGCGACGCCGCCCGTCTCGTCGCCTTCGGCGACGCGGATGTGATGGTCGCCGGCGGCACCGAATCGCCGATCAACCGGCTGGCGCTCGCGGGCTTCGCCGCCTGCCGTGCGCTCTCCACCAGCTATAACGACACGCCGGCCAAGGCCTCGCGCCCCTATGACGCGGACCGCGACGGCTTCGTGATGGGCGAGGGCGCTGGCGTCGTCGTGGTCGAGGCGCTGGAGCACGCTCTGGCGCGCGGCGCGAAGATTTATGGCGAGGTCGTCGGCTACGGCATGTCGGGCGACGCCTACCACATCACCGCCCCCTCCGAGGACGGCGACGGCGCCTATCGCTGCATGCAGGCGGCGCTGAAGCGGGCCGGCATCACGGCGGGCGATCTCGACTACATCAACGCCCATGGCACCTCGACCATGGCCGACACGATCGAGCTTGGCGCGGTTCAGCGCCTGCTGGGCAACGCCGCCGCCAAGGTGTCGATGTCGTCGACCAAGTCGGCCATCGGCCACCTGCTCGGCGCGGCCGGCGCGGTGGAGGCGATCTTCTCGCTGCTCGCCATCCGCGACCAGATCGCCCCGGCGACGTTGAACCTCGACAACCCGTCGGTCGAGACACCCATCGACCTCGTGCCGCACACGCCGCGTCAGCGCACCATTGATTACGCGCTGTCGAACTCCTTCGGCTTCGGCGGTACCAACGCGTCGCTGGTGTTCAAGCGCTACACGAACTGA
- a CDS encoding YicC/YloC family endoribonuclease, producing the protein MALASMTGFARTQGQAGAWHWTWEVKSVNGKGLDVRLRLPTGWDGLDIPLKQIASRALARGNVNATLSMTRADSAVSVTVNEPLLRAVAASVATVARDLDAPPVRLESLLSLKGVLEVSETQDSEAERGAVEAAVTEGFERAISELVAMRAKEGAALGLVLNERLDGIERLTAAAEANPARRPEAIRAKLGEQIRTLLDTGANFDPDRLHQEALMLAAKVDVREELDRLVAHVAAARAMLTEGGAVGRKLDFLAQEFNRETNTLCSKANDVSLTAIGLELKGVVEQFREQVQNIE; encoded by the coding sequence ATGGCGCTTGCCAGCATGACGGGCTTTGCCCGCACCCAGGGACAGGCCGGCGCATGGCACTGGACCTGGGAAGTGAAGTCGGTGAACGGCAAGGGCCTCGATGTGCGCCTGCGCCTGCCCACGGGCTGGGACGGGCTCGATATCCCGCTGAAGCAGATCGCCTCGCGCGCGCTCGCCCGCGGCAACGTCAACGCTACCCTCTCCATGACCCGGGCCGATTCGGCGGTGAGCGTCACCGTCAATGAACCGCTGCTGCGGGCGGTCGCCGCCTCGGTCGCCACCGTCGCGCGCGATCTCGACGCCCCGCCGGTGCGGCTGGAAAGCCTGCTGTCGCTCAAGGGCGTGCTGGAGGTCAGCGAGACGCAGGACAGCGAAGCCGAGCGCGGCGCTGTCGAAGCGGCGGTGACGGAAGGATTCGAGCGCGCCATATCCGAACTGGTCGCCATGCGCGCCAAGGAAGGCGCGGCGCTCGGGCTGGTGCTCAATGAGCGGCTCGACGGCATCGAGCGGCTGACCGCCGCCGCCGAGGCAAACCCGGCGCGCCGGCCGGAGGCGATCCGCGCCAAGCTCGGCGAGCAGATCCGCACGCTTCTGGACACCGGCGCCAATTTCGACCCCGACCGGCTGCATCAGGAAGCCTTGATGCTGGCGGCGAAGGTGGATGTGCGCGAGGAACTCGACCGGCTGGTCGCCCATGTTGCCGCCGCCCGCGCCATGCTGACGGAGGGCGGCGCGGTCGGGCGCAAGCTCGACTTCCTCGCCCAGGAATTCAACCGCGAGACCAACACGCTCTGCTCCAAGGCGAACGACGTGTCGCTCACCGCCATCGGCCTCGAGCTGAAGGGCGTGGTGGAGCAGTTCCGCGAGCAGGTTCAGAACATCGAGTGA
- the rpsF gene encoding 30S ribosomal protein S6 — translation MALYEHVFLARQDVTAQQVEELTARFKGVIEANGGSVTKTEYWGVKTLTYRVRKNRKAHFSLLNIDAPAPAVAEMERQMRIDEDVLRFLTIRVETLEEGQSVMLQKRDRDDRGDRGFGDRGFGGDRGFGGGGRSFGGDRGDRGDRGPRREREEAPASVETE, via the coding sequence ATGGCTCTCTATGAGCATGTGTTCCTCGCGCGCCAGGATGTCACGGCGCAGCAGGTCGAGGAACTCACCGCCCGCTTCAAGGGCGTTATCGAGGCGAATGGTGGTTCGGTCACCAAGACCGAATATTGGGGTGTGAAGACCCTCACCTACCGCGTTCGCAAGAATCGCAAGGCGCACTTCTCGCTGCTCAACATCGACGCCCCGGCTCCGGCCGTCGCCGAGATGGAGCGCCAGATGCGCATCGACGAAGACGTGCTCCGCTTCCTCACCATCCGCGTCGAGACGCTCGAGGAAGGCCAGTCGGTCATGCTGCAGAAGCGCGACCGTGACGACCGCGGCGACCGCGGCTTCGGTGATCGCGGCTTCGGCGGCGATCGTGGCTTTGGTGGCGGCGGCCGCAGCTTCGGTGGCGATCGCGGCGACCGTGGTGATCGCGGCCCGCGCCGCGAGCGTGAAGAGGCTCCGGCCAGCGTGGAGACTGAGTGA